A genome region from Indicator indicator isolate 239-I01 chromosome 24, UM_Iind_1.1, whole genome shotgun sequence includes the following:
- the ASIP gene encoding agouti-signaling protein produces MMRTRMESKNLFLSLLLCYSVLRTADSHMVIEEKTECNPSKSNKMNLSDLPPISIVDLTKRSQKVSRKEAENRKSSKKNAQLRTPPKPRPTPAADCVPNFKTCKPHLNSCCNYCALCKCRIFQTICQCLMLNPKC; encoded by the exons ATGATGAGGACAAG GATGGAAAGCAAGAACCtcttcctcagcctgctgctgtgctacaGCGTGCTCAGAACTGCTGACTCTCACATGGTGATCGAAGAGAAGACAGAATGCAACCCATCCAAGAGCAACAAAATGAACCTCTCAGATCTCCCTCCCATCTCCATTGTAG ATTTAACTAAAAGATCCCAGAAAGTCAGcaggaaagaggcagagaacagGAAATCTTCCAAG AAAAATGCTCAGCTGAGGACACCTCCAAAACCAAGGCCCACCCCAGCTGCTGACTGTGTGCCAAACTTCAAAACCTGCAAACCACACTTGAATTCATGTTGCAACTACTGTGCCTTGTGCAAGTGCCGGATTTTCCAGACCATCTGTCAGTGTCTGATGTTAAACCCAAAGTGCTAA